From Candidatus Thermodiscus eudorianus:
CCGAGCTCTCCCTTCTCACACTCCTTCTCGTTGAACCCCTTGTGTCCGGTTTCTATCCCGGGGTTGGAGAACATCAGCGGCACTGGGTCGTCACTATGCGCTTTCATGTACCATGGTGTTGCGTGGTCGCTGGTTACTATGATTAGCGTCTCCTCAGGGTTTATGCGGTTTAAGAAGCTCCTGAAGAAGAACCTGTCTATGTCCTCTATAGCCCTGACCTTCTCCTCTAGATCCCCATCGTGGCCTGGTTCGTCGGGCCCCTTAAGGTGTACATAGACCCCGCTATATTCCTCCAAGGCTTTAGCCGCTAGCTCAGCTTCTCTAGCGAGTAACTCGTTCCTCGGGATCTCTTGGGGGTCGACGCCCAGGTCCAGGTCCTTGAGCCCTAGGGCCCTTGCGATGCCGCGTTCCACGACCATCTCAACTATACTGGCCATTTCTATGCCATGTTTTTCTTTGAAGGGCTCAGCCGCTGGGAGACGGTCTCCAGCGTCTCGTAGTAGTATAGCGTTTGCCGGGGGTAATCCCCTCTCCCGCCTTCCCTGGTTTACTGGGTGTGTGTCTAGGATCTCTATCGCCCTCCTGGTGAACTCGTTGACCAGCTTAGCAGCCAGCACCGCTCCTGGATTGCTTGTGAGGGGCTTTGCCTCTTGAATGTAGGGTTCGAATTGCTTCCTTGCATGGCTTATCGGGCCCCTCCTCTCGTAGGCTGGATCGGTGTTTGTTATATCCGCCGAGAGCTTCATGGTCTCGTGTTTGATCACCAGGACCCCTCTGTGCCCTATGGTGGCCTTGAACAGCGCCTTAGCTCTACCCCCATCGAGATCCATACCGTCGACTGCCTCGGCCAGCAGTCTCGCCTCCCACGTGGTCAAGCTCCTACCAGTCCTCCTATCAATGATCCGGAGGGTCCTTGGATCTACCGTCGCAAAATTCGCTCTCAGGGCGAGCCAGCCCTCCCTAAAAGGTATACCGGCCCCAAGGGCCTCCAAAGGCCCCCTCCCAGTATAGTACCTCACAGGATCATAGCCCAACAAGCTCAAGACAGCAACATCACTCTCAGGAGCAACACCACGACCCACAGTATAAACCAACCCACAAACACTATGCCCCGCCA
This genomic window contains:
- a CDS encoding alkaline phosphatase family protein yields the protein MCVFVVVCFFCVGWCCGVRLAYVVLDGAGDGFGGGPCSLEVAVKPVIDGLAGHSVCGLVYTVGRGVAPESDVAVLSLLGYDPVRYYTGRGPLEALGAGIPFREGWLALRANFATVDPRTLRIIDRRTGRSLTTWEARLLAEAVDGMDLDGGRAKALFKATIGHRGVLVIKHETMKLSADITNTDPAYERRGPISHARKQFEPYIQEAKPLTSNPGAVLAAKLVNEFTRRAIEILDTHPVNQGRRERGLPPANAILLRDAGDRLPAAEPFKEKHGIEMASIVEMVVERGIARALGLKDLDLGVDPQEIPRNELLAREAELAAKALEEYSGVYVHLKGPDEPGHDGDLEEKVRAIEDIDRFFFRSFLNRINPEETLIIVTSDHATPWYMKAHSDDPVPLMFSNPGIETGHKGFNEKECEKGELGILEKGYMIVPRAIEYMKRLEG